A window from Thiomonas sp. FB-Cd encodes these proteins:
- a CDS encoding IS110 family transposase, protein MDGLQVVGLDIAKLVFQMHTVDMFTGEIANVQIKRAKVLEHFANRARCLVGIEACGGAHHWARELRALGHEVRLLHARAVRPFVSGNKTDATDARAIWLAVQQPGTKFVGVKSLAQQATLTLHRQRELLMKMRVMQTNALRGLLYEFGTVFAKGSRAMLGEVEAALEALSTALPQMVADSLREQVRRIKALGEDIAAIDKRLAWQLRQDPDMRRIAEIPGVGVLTATAAIATMGDARAFGSARQFCAWLGLVPAQRGTGGKIRLQGISKRGDAYVRTLLIHGARSVLTHAKEPGPWLEQIRQRRPANVVIVAQAAKMARTIWAVTARQQDYQRGHRSVRPQAA, encoded by the coding sequence ATGGACGGCCTGCAGGTGGTGGGGCTGGACATCGCCAAGCTGGTGTTTCAGATGCACACGGTCGACATGTTCACGGGCGAGATTGCCAATGTGCAGATCAAGCGGGCCAAGGTGCTGGAGCACTTCGCCAACCGGGCGCGGTGCCTGGTCGGCATCGAGGCCTGCGGCGGGGCGCACCACTGGGCGCGCGAGCTGCGCGCGCTGGGCCATGAGGTGAGGCTGCTGCACGCCCGGGCGGTGCGGCCGTTCGTGTCGGGCAACAAGACCGATGCGACGGACGCGCGAGCGATCTGGCTGGCGGTGCAGCAGCCGGGCACCAAGTTCGTCGGAGTCAAGTCGCTGGCGCAGCAGGCCACGCTGACGCTGCATCGCCAGCGCGAGCTGCTGATGAAGATGCGCGTCATGCAGACCAACGCGCTGCGCGGATTGCTGTACGAGTTCGGCACCGTCTTCGCCAAGGGCAGCCGGGCCATGCTGGGCGAGGTCGAGGCGGCGCTGGAGGCACTCTCGACGGCGCTGCCGCAGATGGTGGCCGACAGTCTGCGCGAGCAGGTGCGGCGCATCAAGGCGCTGGGCGAGGACATTGCCGCCATTGACAAACGTCTGGCATGGCAACTCCGCCAGGATCCGGACATGCGGCGCATTGCCGAGATCCCCGGCGTCGGGGTGCTCACCGCCACAGCGGCGATCGCCACCATGGGCGACGCCCGCGCTTTCGGCTCGGCGCGCCAGTTCTGCGCCTGGCTGGGCCTGGTGCCCGCACAGCGAGGCACGGGCGGCAAGATCCGCCTGCAGGGCATCTCCAAACGCGGCGACGCCTACGTGCGAACGCTGTTGATCCACGGCGCGCGATCCGTGCTCACGCACGCCAAGGAACCGGGGCCATGGTTGGAGCAGATCCGGCAGCGGCGCCCGGCCAACGTGGTCATCGTGGCCCAGGCGGCCAAGATGGCGCGGACGATCTGGGCCGTCACGGCCAGACAACAGGATTACCAGAGGGGCCACCGCAGCGTGCGGCCGCAAGCGGCCTGA
- a CDS encoding IS630 family transposase, which translates to MEKDDARKLSPAEQHERRRQVIRAHKRGRTRTQIAQEIGLSYTAVSKTIARFESQGLAGLAPRTRGRRSGEDRALSMEQEQAIQRLICDHRPEQLKMDFALWSRAAVMQLIEREYGIKLHVRSVGKYLARWGFTPQKPIKRAYEQSPAAVKEWLDTQYPQIAQRAKAEGAEIHWGDETALVNTDVRGRSFAPKGQTPVAMAVGGTRQKLSMIASVTNQGKARWMIIDGAFNHERLIEFFESLVKDTGKKIFLILDNLGVHHCKPVKAWLAQHAEQMEVFYLPSYSPELNPEERLNADLKHVIRTKVPVRTKAKLQAAAVEHMTALTNKPERVKTFFQDPFVKYAA; encoded by the coding sequence ATGGAAAAAGACGATGCAAGAAAACTCAGCCCAGCCGAGCAGCACGAGCGGCGCCGGCAAGTCATCCGCGCCCACAAACGAGGGCGAACGCGCACGCAGATTGCCCAGGAGATCGGGTTGAGCTACACGGCAGTGAGCAAGACGATCGCGCGCTTTGAATCGCAGGGATTGGCGGGTCTGGCGCCGCGCACACGCGGTCGGCGCAGTGGCGAGGATCGCGCCCTGTCGATGGAGCAGGAACAAGCCATACAGCGCCTCATCTGCGACCACCGCCCGGAGCAGTTGAAGATGGACTTCGCACTATGGAGCCGAGCCGCCGTCATGCAGTTGATCGAGCGCGAATACGGCATCAAGCTGCATGTGCGCTCAGTGGGCAAATACCTGGCGCGCTGGGGCTTCACGCCGCAAAAGCCGATCAAGCGGGCCTATGAACAGTCACCTGCAGCGGTCAAGGAATGGCTGGACACGCAGTACCCGCAGATTGCGCAGCGCGCCAAGGCCGAGGGCGCAGAGATTCACTGGGGCGACGAGACGGCGCTGGTCAACACCGATGTGCGGGGCCGCAGCTTTGCGCCCAAGGGGCAGACGCCGGTGGCCATGGCGGTGGGCGGCACACGTCAAAAGCTCTCCATGATTGCCTCCGTGACCAACCAGGGCAAGGCGCGCTGGATGATCATCGACGGCGCGTTCAACCATGAGCGGTTGATCGAGTTCTTCGAGTCCCTGGTCAAAGACACGGGCAAGAAGATCTTCCTGATTCTGGACAACCTGGGGGTGCATCATTGCAAGCCGGTGAAGGCGTGGCTGGCGCAGCACGCCGAGCAGATGGAGGTGTTCTATCTGCCCAGCTACAGCCCTGAGCTCAATCCGGAGGAGCGCCTGAACGCGGACCTCAAGCATGTGATCCGAACCAAGGTTCCAGTGAGAACCAAGGCGAAGTTGCAGGCCGCCGCCGTTGAGCACATGACCGCCCTGACCAACAAGCCCGAGCGTGTCAAAACCTTCTTTCAAGATCCGTTTGTCAAATACGCCGCATGA
- a CDS encoding glutathione S-transferase family protein, translated as MSAALRLFDLAGADDGLRFSPNCWRTRLALAHKGLGVETIAWRFTEKDAIAQSGQGKVPVLVDGDKWLHESWDIAEYLEDNYPDGPSLFGCAQGRATARFINQWSSEILHPAVARVVVPDIPAVLHEKDRDYFRTTREAAFGRTFEALAAERDEALAALDRTLGVMRSVLAKQSFVAGAAPAYADHAIFGAFQWARVISPVKLTAPDDPVSAWVDRMLDAYDGLARSAKRVGRA; from the coding sequence ATGAGCGCCGCCCTACGATTGTTCGATCTCGCCGGTGCTGATGATGGTCTCCGATTCAGCCCGAATTGCTGGCGCACCCGGCTGGCGCTCGCCCACAAGGGCTTGGGCGTGGAAACCATCGCTTGGCGCTTCACGGAGAAAGACGCCATTGCCCAGTCGGGGCAGGGCAAGGTCCCCGTGCTCGTCGATGGCGACAAGTGGCTGCATGAGAGCTGGGATATCGCCGAATATCTCGAGGACAATTATCCGGACGGTCCCTCGTTATTCGGTTGTGCGCAAGGCCGAGCGACGGCGCGCTTTATCAACCAATGGTCAAGCGAGATCCTGCATCCTGCAGTCGCGCGCGTGGTGGTGCCTGACATTCCTGCAGTCCTGCACGAAAAGGATCGGGACTACTTCCGCACAACACGGGAAGCCGCGTTTGGACGCACTTTCGAGGCGCTCGCGGCTGAGCGCGATGAGGCGCTGGCGGCGCTGGACCGTACCCTTGGGGTCATGCGCAGCGTGCTCGCCAAGCAGTCCTTCGTCGCCGGCGCCGCGCCTGCGTACGCCGATCACGCCATCTTCGGCGCCTTCCAATGGGCGCGGGTCATCAGCCCAGTCAAGTTGACGGCGCCGGACGATCCCGTATCCGCCTGGGTTGATCGGATGCTCGATGCCTATGACGGCCTCGCACGCTCGGCAAAACGAGTGGGACGCGCCTAG
- a CDS encoding TetR/AcrR family transcriptional regulator: MSPASLQSASASGSRPVGARGGRPSREASEQFRERILDAATGLLLTSGYGATSIEAVASAAGVSKRTFYHRFDDKKALMSAVVARLIDSARPPTHVPLIDGSGLEQILENLARLILRGALNPNILALYRLIVAESARFPDLAAAVAQAGGREEAMHLIVKLLMNDAELRELGVASATFAAEQFLQMVVSLPQMRAIGLGTPMSQDDLETWVRRSVALFIGGLKHLETSPETASD; this comes from the coding sequence ATGAGTCCAGCCAGCCTGCAATCTGCCAGCGCATCCGGATCGCGCCCGGTCGGGGCGCGTGGTGGACGTCCTTCGCGCGAGGCGTCCGAACAATTTCGCGAACGCATCCTGGATGCGGCAACGGGTTTGCTCCTGACCAGCGGCTATGGCGCCACCAGCATCGAAGCCGTCGCCAGTGCGGCGGGGGTTTCCAAGAGAACTTTCTATCACCGGTTTGACGACAAAAAGGCGCTCATGAGCGCTGTCGTCGCGCGGCTCATCGACTCGGCACGCCCACCAACCCATGTGCCGCTGATCGACGGAAGTGGACTCGAGCAGATTCTGGAGAATCTGGCGAGACTCATACTGCGCGGTGCACTGAACCCCAACATTTTGGCCCTTTATCGGCTGATCGTTGCCGAGTCCGCGCGCTTCCCCGACTTGGCCGCAGCGGTGGCGCAGGCGGGAGGACGCGAGGAAGCGATGCATTTGATTGTGAAACTGCTGATGAACGATGCGGAGCTCAGGGAACTGGGCGTTGCGAGCGCCACTTTTGCCGCCGAGCAGTTTTTGCAGATGGTCGTGTCGTTGCCGCAAATGCGCGCAATCGGCTTGGGCACACCCATGTCACAAGACGACCTGGAAACCTGGGTCCGACGCTCCGTTGCGCTCTTTATTGGAGGGCTCAAGCATCTCGAGACATCCCCGGAAACAGCGTCGGACTAA
- a CDS encoding glutathione binding-like protein: MIDLHYWTTPNGHKVTIFLEEAGLPYRIIPVNISAGDQFKTEFLAIAPNNRIPAIVDTAPADCGAPISLFESGAILQYLAEKTGKFLPADIRGRAEVMQWLFWQMGGLGPMAGQNHHFAQYAPEKLAYAINRYVNETNRLYGVMNKRLADREFIAGDYSIADMASYPWIVPHQRQRQNLDDFPHLRRWFETIRARPAVERAYALAEKINTVPVVSEQSRALLFGQSATNSTGTNP; this comes from the coding sequence ATGATTGACCTCCATTATTGGACGACGCCAAACGGACACAAGGTCACGATCTTCCTGGAAGAGGCCGGCCTGCCGTATCGCATCATTCCGGTGAACATCAGCGCGGGCGACCAGTTCAAGACTGAGTTCCTGGCGATTGCCCCAAACAACCGGATCCCGGCCATCGTCGATACGGCCCCTGCAGACTGCGGTGCGCCAATCAGCCTCTTCGAGTCTGGCGCCATCCTGCAATATCTCGCCGAGAAGACTGGCAAGTTCCTGCCGGCCGACATTCGTGGCCGCGCCGAGGTCATGCAGTGGCTGTTCTGGCAAATGGGTGGCCTCGGTCCGATGGCGGGCCAGAATCACCACTTCGCCCAATACGCGCCTGAGAAGCTGGCCTATGCCATCAACCGTTATGTCAACGAGACCAATCGCCTTTATGGCGTCATGAACAAGCGGCTCGCCGATCGCGAGTTCATCGCAGGCGATTACTCGATCGCCGATATGGCGAGCTATCCTTGGATCGTTCCGCATCAGCGCCAGCGGCAGAACCTCGACGATTTCCCCCATTTAAGGCGCTGGTTCGAGACGATCCGGGCACGCCCCGCCGTTGAGCGGGCTTATGCCCTGGCGGAAAAGATCAACACCGTGCCCGTTGTCAGCGAGCAGTCGCGCGCGCTGCTTTTCGGCCAGTCCGCCACAAATTCAACCGGAACGAACCCATGA
- a CDS encoding SOS response-associated peptidase: MCGRFALKSPPVRIRDEFHADVSGLVWSAHYNIGPMQFAPVVRCEHAHRRVDLLRWGLIPSWAEDPGIGSRLFNARCETAAEKPAFRAAFKARRCIIPADGFFEWTQQALGKQPYFIHRKDGDLLGMAGLWEHWAPPDGQPLETFTILTTEANAWMRNLHDRMPVILTHDEVARWLDPATHPSELRALLRPLSDVDLGAYPVTKAVGNVRNDRAEMLEPIEYP; the protein is encoded by the coding sequence ATGTGCGGCCGCTTCGCGCTAAAAAGTCCACCCGTGCGCATTCGTGATGAATTTCACGCGGACGTATCGGGGCTCGTTTGGAGTGCGCACTACAACATCGGACCCATGCAGTTCGCTCCGGTTGTTCGCTGCGAACATGCCCACCGCCGTGTGGATCTCCTGCGCTGGGGCCTGATCCCTTCATGGGCCGAGGACCCAGGCATTGGCAGTCGACTGTTCAATGCCCGCTGCGAGACTGCCGCCGAAAAGCCCGCCTTCCGTGCGGCCTTCAAGGCCCGGCGCTGCATCATTCCGGCCGATGGTTTTTTCGAGTGGACGCAACAGGCTCTCGGTAAGCAGCCGTATTTCATCCACCGCAAGGATGGCGATCTTCTCGGCATGGCCGGGCTCTGGGAGCACTGGGCGCCTCCGGATGGTCAGCCGTTGGAAACCTTCACCATCCTCACCACCGAGGCCAATGCGTGGATGCGCAACCTGCATGACCGCATGCCCGTGATTCTGACCCACGACGAAGTGGCGCGATGGCTCGATCCGGCAACACACCCGTCCGAGCTTCGCGCACTGCTTCGGCCGCTGTCGGACGTTGACCTCGGTGCCTATCCTGTCACGAAGGCTGTGGGAAACGTCCGGAATGATCGGGCCGAGATGCTGGAGCCGATCGAGTACCCATAG
- a CDS encoding IS200/IS605 family accessory protein TnpB-related protein produces MAPVIFRSEGHALGVSPAVREDVERTVAAFRRVVRGLCGVMLVHWADISHGKVKCASIEDLFHKTAQRPEVQYPVLGRMFGKMPSYLRRAAIEQAHGAVSSFLSNWNNFLDGQIGGRDREEGARPPRLGLNNVYPSLYGGNMILYGKDMRTVQVKLLGADGQWRFSEPLRVKGRFVRVLPKAAKLDQSPSLIVRGAKVALSCPVALRPRNYVTNKDFVHGKHRICSVDVGINTAATAAIVDSTGTVIARTFLTCGRHNDQRDALASVIAAKQRQSGPHVRGQKHCSAIHRRIEGLSLDAARTLASRLAAFAAQHGAKAFAVEDLKGWKPKGPSKQQRKRFHRFQHRALIQALALKAQEMGLRVLEVYARGTSRWAYDGSGKVIRSKRNAQLATFASGKQYNADLNGALNIAARGLAMLLGLKPKEMQGAATGKSSGAVERMPLVLADIWAHARLLRGASNRQVSSDGHQGLGRWPGL; encoded by the coding sequence ATGGCTCCAGTCATTTTTCGCTCCGAAGGACATGCGCTTGGCGTTTCACCAGCAGTGCGCGAGGATGTCGAGCGCACGGTCGCCGCGTTTCGTCGTGTCGTGCGTGGACTGTGCGGCGTCATGCTGGTGCATTGGGCAGACATCTCGCACGGCAAGGTCAAGTGCGCCAGCATCGAAGACTTGTTCCACAAGACCGCGCAGCGCCCGGAGGTCCAATACCCGGTGCTGGGTCGCATGTTCGGCAAGATGCCGAGTTACCTGCGCCGCGCAGCCATTGAACAAGCCCACGGCGCGGTGTCATCATTCCTGTCGAACTGGAACAACTTCCTCGACGGGCAGATCGGCGGGCGCGACCGCGAAGAAGGCGCCCGGCCCCCGCGGCTCGGGCTGAACAACGTCTACCCGTCGCTGTACGGCGGCAACATGATCCTCTACGGCAAGGACATGCGCACCGTGCAGGTCAAGCTGCTGGGCGCAGACGGTCAGTGGCGGTTCAGCGAACCGCTGCGCGTCAAGGGCCGGTTCGTGCGCGTGCTGCCGAAGGCGGCCAAGCTCGACCAAAGCCCCTCGCTCATCGTGCGCGGCGCCAAGGTCGCGCTGTCCTGCCCGGTCGCGCTGCGCCCGAGAAACTACGTGACCAACAAAGACTTCGTCCACGGCAAGCACCGCATCTGCAGCGTGGACGTCGGCATCAACACCGCGGCGACGGCCGCAATCGTCGACTCCACTGGCACGGTGATCGCCCGCACGTTTCTGACGTGCGGCAGGCACAACGACCAGCGCGACGCTCTTGCATCCGTCATCGCCGCCAAGCAGCGCCAATCCGGCCCCCACGTGCGCGGCCAGAAGCATTGCTCGGCGATTCACCGCCGTATCGAGGGACTGAGCCTCGACGCGGCGCGCACCCTGGCGTCGCGCTTGGCGGCATTCGCCGCCCAGCATGGCGCCAAAGCCTTCGCCGTCGAAGATCTCAAGGGCTGGAAGCCCAAGGGGCCGTCGAAGCAGCAGCGCAAGCGCTTCCATCGCTTCCAGCATCGCGCGCTGATCCAGGCCCTTGCGCTCAAGGCGCAGGAGATGGGTCTGCGCGTGCTGGAGGTCTACGCCCGTGGCACCAGTCGATGGGCGTATGACGGCTCAGGCAAGGTCATTCGTTCGAAGCGAAATGCCCAACTGGCGACCTTCGCCTCGGGCAAGCAGTACAACGCCGATCTCAACGGCGCATTGAACATCGCGGCCCGTGGGCTGGCGATGCTCCTGGGGCTCAAGCCCAAAGAAATGCAAGGCGCGGCAACCGGCAAAAGCTCCGGGGCCGTGGAGAGAATGCCTCTGGTTCTCGCCGACATCTGGGCGCATGCCCGTCTGTTGCGTGGGGCCTCTAACCGCCAAGTTTCATCGGACGGGCATCAAGGACTCGGGCGCTGGCCTGGCCTTTGA
- a CDS encoding TetR/AcrR family transcriptional regulator — protein sequence MPRTRKLSDETVLERAIGVFQHSGYAGTSLRDLTQATGLSTAALYHRFTDKDGLFVEALRRYAHDGLAERFVRLSAADDPLGAIRDFLSELIAVSLADPQHRGCLLINTALDGAKMSNAARDLVRARLGEVEAFFAERLERAVAAGMLERETDIAAEATALLGVVFAIRVLARLNPDPKRLQALVEHAMASLPKLQKIKNQGSRP from the coding sequence ATGCCTCGAACACGCAAGCTGTCAGACGAAACCGTTCTCGAACGCGCCATCGGTGTGTTCCAGCACAGCGGCTACGCCGGGACATCTCTGCGCGATTTGACGCAGGCGACCGGGCTCAGCACCGCTGCGCTTTATCACCGATTCACGGACAAGGACGGCTTGTTCGTCGAAGCGTTGCGCCGCTACGCGCACGACGGCTTGGCTGAGCGTTTCGTCCGTCTTTCCGCCGCCGACGATCCTCTCGGCGCGATACGTGACTTTCTCAGCGAATTGATCGCCGTGTCGCTGGCCGACCCGCAGCATCGCGGCTGCCTGCTGATCAACACAGCGCTCGATGGGGCGAAGATGTCGAACGCCGCACGCGACCTGGTGCGCGCGCGGCTTGGCGAGGTCGAGGCCTTTTTCGCGGAACGGCTGGAGCGCGCCGTTGCGGCCGGAATGCTTGAACGGGAAACAGACATAGCCGCCGAGGCCACCGCCTTGCTTGGCGTCGTATTCGCGATTCGCGTGTTGGCACGCCTCAACCCCGATCCAAAACGGCTGCAGGCACTGGTGGAGCATGCGATGGCCAGCCTTCCCAAATTGCAGAAAATCAAAAACCAAGGATCCCGCCCATGA
- the tnpA gene encoding IS200/IS605 family transposase, which yields MSDGFKTSNHAAYSLYYHIILTIKYRNRCLTVEMLDRLREIFTNVSASWRCRLIEFGGEADHVHLLIEGQPSMDLARFVGNLKTVSSRYIRKEFAQHLRKFFWKVRFWNNAYAVISAGGHASIEQLLAYIQDQEQPPSAAHRLTRD from the coding sequence ATGTCTGACGGATTCAAGACAAGCAATCATGCGGCTTACAGCCTGTACTATCACATCATCCTCACAATTAAATACAGGAACAGGTGCCTGACCGTGGAGATGCTCGACCGACTGCGCGAAATCTTCACCAACGTCAGTGCGTCCTGGCGCTGCCGGCTGATCGAATTCGGCGGCGAGGCGGATCATGTACATCTACTGATCGAGGGGCAGCCCTCGATGGATCTTGCGCGATTCGTCGGGAATTTGAAAACCGTGAGTTCGCGCTACATCCGCAAGGAATTTGCGCAGCACCTGCGCAAATTCTTCTGGAAAGTTCGTTTTTGGAACAACGCCTACGCGGTGATCAGCGCGGGCGGACACGCGAGCATCGAACAGTTGCTCGCGTACATCCAGGATCAAGAACAGCCGCCATCGGCGGCTCACCGCTTGACCCGCGACTAA
- a CDS encoding RNA-guided endonuclease TnpB family protein: MQVKRAYRFRFDPTPEQVDALARTFGCARFAYNHMLRLRSDAWMLRRERVGYHETSAALTALKKTPEHAWLNEVSSVPVQQALRHLNTAFSNFFAKRARYPSFKRKDGPQAAEYTTSAFRWDAGRRELRLAKMDTPLDIRWSRTLPQAAKLTTVTISRDAAGRYFASMLCDDAVASKPAVESRVGIDLGLTHFAVLSNGEKIASPKTFRKNESGLAKWQRRMARAKLGSKNRAKLKLKVAALHAHITDARRDFLHKLSTRLISENQVIAVETLSVSNMQRNRSLAKSISDASWAEFVRQLEYKAQWYGRTLIGIDRWYPSSKRCSVCGHTKTTMPLCVRTWACPECGTTHDRDINAARNVLAAGLAVSAHGEAVSPLLL; the protein is encoded by the coding sequence ATGCAGGTCAAGCGCGCCTATCGCTTTCGCTTCGACCCGACGCCCGAGCAAGTTGACGCACTGGCTCGAACCTTCGGGTGCGCACGCTTCGCTTACAACCACATGCTGCGACTGCGCAGCGACGCCTGGATGCTGCGGCGAGAGCGCGTGGGCTACCACGAAACCTCCGCGGCGCTGACTGCGCTGAAAAAGACGCCCGAGCATGCGTGGCTGAACGAAGTCAGCAGCGTGCCCGTGCAGCAGGCGCTGCGGCACCTGAACACCGCGTTCTCGAACTTCTTCGCCAAGCGAGCCCGGTACCCGTCCTTCAAGCGCAAGGACGGGCCGCAGGCGGCCGAGTACACCACCAGCGCATTCCGATGGGACGCGGGCCGGCGCGAGTTGCGTCTGGCGAAGATGGACACGCCGCTGGACATCCGCTGGTCGCGCACCTTGCCACAGGCGGCCAAGCTCACGACCGTGACCATCTCCAGGGATGCGGCCGGTCGGTACTTCGCCTCGATGCTGTGCGACGACGCCGTGGCGAGCAAGCCAGCCGTCGAGTCGCGGGTCGGCATCGACCTGGGGCTCACCCATTTCGCGGTCCTCTCGAATGGCGAGAAGATCGCATCCCCGAAAACCTTTCGCAAGAACGAATCTGGACTTGCGAAATGGCAGCGCCGCATGGCGCGAGCCAAGCTCGGATCGAAGAACCGGGCGAAGTTGAAGTTGAAAGTTGCTGCGCTGCATGCGCACATCACGGACGCGCGCAGGGACTTCCTGCACAAGCTCTCGACCCGACTGATCAGCGAAAACCAAGTGATCGCCGTCGAGACGCTGTCCGTGTCGAACATGCAGCGCAACCGCAGCCTGGCGAAATCCATCAGCGACGCCAGCTGGGCGGAGTTTGTCAGGCAGCTCGAGTACAAAGCGCAGTGGTACGGGCGCACATTGATCGGCATCGATCGCTGGTATCCATCCAGCAAGCGATGCTCCGTGTGCGGCCACACCAAGACGACGATGCCGCTGTGCGTGCGCACCTGGGCTTGCCCAGAGTGTGGCACGACCCACGACCGCGACATCAACGCCGCGCGCAACGTCTTGGCCGCAGGACTTGCGGTGTCAGCCCATGGAGAGGCTGTAAGTCCCTTGTTGCTGTAA
- a CDS encoding DsbA family protein, giving the protein MKGPHLVYFADPMCSWCWGFSPVIEAISERFGPRLPIRLVLGGLRPWTKEPMTPQERRDVRNHWEHVHEASGQPFEFAFFDRGRFVYDTEPPSRAVVVLRRRGMQTGLAALRRIQRAFYAENHDVTDTDTLAALAAELGIDDAVFREEFASEAAVNDTRADFTIAQTAGIRGFPTLIAGSGEDEQYALVTNGFQPSARIVPILEHWLGQTAPSSAETGQACA; this is encoded by the coding sequence GTGAAGGGGCCCCATCTTGTTTATTTCGCGGATCCGATGTGCTCCTGGTGTTGGGGGTTTTCACCGGTGATTGAGGCGATCTCGGAGCGGTTTGGGCCCAGACTGCCAATCCGTCTCGTCTTGGGCGGGCTACGCCCCTGGACGAAAGAGCCAATGACTCCGCAGGAGCGACGTGACGTCCGCAACCATTGGGAGCACGTCCACGAAGCGTCGGGTCAGCCGTTCGAATTTGCATTCTTCGACCGAGGACGGTTCGTTTACGACACAGAGCCCCCGAGCCGGGCAGTCGTCGTGCTGCGACGCCGTGGCATGCAAACCGGGCTTGCCGCGCTGCGGCGCATCCAGCGCGCCTTTTATGCGGAAAATCATGACGTGACCGATACGGACACGCTCGCGGCGCTTGCCGCCGAGCTCGGGATCGATGACGCCGTTTTTCGCGAGGAGTTCGCCAGTGAGGCCGCGGTGAACGATACGCGCGCCGACTTCACGATCGCGCAGACAGCTGGCATCCGTGGCTTTCCGACCCTGATCGCGGGCAGCGGTGAGGATGAGCAGTATGCGCTCGTCACCAACGGGTTTCAGCCCAGTGCGCGCATTGTGCCCATCCTCGAACACTGGCTTGGGCAGACAGCCCCATCGTCCGCTGAAACGGGGCAGGCCTGCGCTTAA